The region TCCCCTTGTATTTATTTGTCCTTTTTATTCTTTATAGAAAACTGGGTATTCGCAATTTAGCAATCGCATTGATTGCTATAGCTTTATTAATTGCTTGTAGCGATCAACTAGCAAATCTTTTTAAAAATGGTTTTGAACGTTTGAGACCTTTTCGAGAGCCAGCTTTAGAAGGATTGATTTCCAAAGTCGGTAAAAGTGGTGGTACTTATGGTTTTTATAGTGGTCATGCGAGTAGTGCTGTTGCCCTTGCTACTTTCCTTTGGTTTATTTTGAGAAGAAAGCATAAAGGCCTTGCTGTGATTATGATTGTTTGGGCTGTTCTGGTTGCTTATAGTCGTGTTTACCTGGGCGTTCACTATCTAGGTGATGTGCTCATGGGAGCGTTTATAGGAACTTTATTAGGTTTGTTTTTTGCTTGGGTGTACGCTTTCGCGAAAGCGAGATACGGAGTCTCCACCACCATAAATTAAACCTTGATGAATAAGCAATTTCGTTTTGAAGTCTCTACTCAGTGGAAAAAAGGCGACTATAAAAACTCCAAAACACATCTTTCTAAAATTGCTGGAAAACCAGATTTGAATATTTCTGCAGCAAAGGAGTTTAAAGGTCAGGAAGACCAATACAATCCTGAAGATTTATTATTAAGTGCGCTATCCTCTTGCCATATGATGTCTTATTTTTATGTATGCCAGCAACAGGGAATTGAGATTGTAGATTACAAGGATAAGGCTGTAGGAACGCTAGAGCTTCGCCCTGACTTCAGTGGTGGTTTTACCAAAGTACAATTGAACCCTGTGGTCACTATTTCAAATGCTTCCCAAGAAAGACAGTCTATAGATTTGCATAGAAAGGCACACGAGCTTTGTTTTATAGCCAATTCTGTGAATTTTGAGATTTCTATTGTTCCAATTGTCTCGATTAAAAGTTAACTTATTTAATTATTTAAGTTTTTTTTAGGAAAGGTGAAACCTTTTGATCTTTTCATAGTCCTAATTTTTATTAAGTGTGAATGACCACTATACAATGGTCTTAAAATTTAGTACCCTATGAATTTACTAAAAAACAAATCAATCTTTAAATCGCTAACAATTGTAGCCATTGCTTCTTGCTTATTTATAAGCTGTGACTCTGATGACGATTCAGGAGGTACCACAGATGGTGATGGATCTGGAACTGTGATACTACACGCTGCTTTTGCTGATTTTGATCTAAACAATGTAACTGCGATGGTTAGCGGTACAAACTTTGTTATTGAGACTAACGGTTTACCTAATCATACTTCTCCTTATTGGTCCAATACCAACACGAGAACAATTACCGGACCTATGGGAAACACCATGACTACAGGTCCAGCAGCTGTTGACCATCCTTTATATATAGATCCTACGGTTACTTCTAGTGCAAATATGGCACCAGGAAATATTGATGATTTTAATGGTTCTTATTCCTTAACTGTTCCTGCTTCTCCAGCATTAGCTTCTAACTCTTCTGCAACTGGATTAGGTGCTATAGGAATTGCGGTAAGTGGTTCAGTTATTTATAATGATGAAGAAGGTCCTAACATACCTCTTGATGGCGCTGTTGGTTCTTTAGATTATACTGCTGCACATACAGGTCCACAGAGTTACCATTATCACTTAGAACCTAAAGCGTTTTCAAATGATGATACTGCTCTGATCGGAATTATTTCTGACGGTTTCTTTATCTATGGTAGAAAATGTAACTTTACAGGAACTTATCCTACAGATCTTGATGTCTCCGGAGGTCATACTTCTACAACGCAGCATACAACGACTGCTGAGTATCACTATCATATTCAAAATGAATTGTACCTAAGTCAGTATTACATCATATTCCCTGGAAATTATCAAGGCACGCCTCATAACATACAGTAGTATATTTATCCTATTGCTTCTCTCAAGTTGTAAGAAAGACTTGACTAAATCTTTTACAACAAAAGAAATGGTCGAAGTAGAGAAAGCACAGCTAGATTTAAAACCTAATGAAGGACTCGTGTACTATAAAAACGAGCCCTTTACTGGTTTTTCCATGCGTTATTATACAGAGACTAAAGTTGCTGAAAAGATTGCCTATTTAAACGGCAAACGTCATGGTCTTTTTCAAAAATGGTTTTCTGATGGAGTTTTGAGTTTTGAATCCCAATATAAAACAGGAATACAACATGGGATCACTACCTCATGGTGGAATAATGAAAATAAACGTTCGCAAAACAACTATGAAAATGGCGTGGCACAAGGGAAACAAATTCAGTGGTACATTAATGGAGCGATTTTTAAAGAAATTCAACTGGTTGATGGACGGGAGCAGGGCATGCAAAAGTCCTACCGTCAGAATGGTAAATTATACAATAACTATGAAGCAAAAAATGGCAGAATATTTGGTCTTAAAAGAGCCATACTTTGCTTTAGTCTCGAGAATCAGTCTGTGGTGTCTGATACTTTGTAGTGCTCTTTTTGCGTCTAGTTGCAAGACAGAAAAAAAGCAAGCTGTTGCCAAAGCCCAAAACGAAGTTACCAGTAGAGTAGAAGCTTTACCTTATTATGGAGAGGCTACTTTTACGCCGCATTGGTTTTCTAGCGATAGCGATTCTTTAAAAAATTTCCATAAGATTCCAGATTTTGAGTTGACCAATCAAAATGGCGAGTTGATTACCAATGCTACTTTTGAGAATAAAATCTACATCACCGATTTCTTTTTTACAGTCTGCCCAGGCATCTGTCCCAAAATGACAGAAAACATGACTCGCATTCAAGAGGAGTTTATAGAAAATGATGAGGTCCTGTTGCTATCTCATTCAGTAACTCCTGATTATGACACTCCTGAGGTGTTACAGAAGTACGCGAAAAGAAAGAAAGTTAATCCCAAAAAATGGCATCTGGTGACTGGCGATAAAGAGTTGATTTACGATCTAGGTAGGAACCAATATTTTGTAGAAGAAGATTTAGGAATCACCAAAGATGTCAACGACTTTTTACACACAGAGAACTTTATTTTAATAGATCAAAACAAACACATACGTGGGATTTATAATGGATTGAATAAAGCTTCTATAGGTCAGTTGATTCTAGATGTAAGGACGTTGCAAGCAGAGTAAGTCTAAAAATAGATACATCTCATCACTTTTTAATTGAAAACATCAAAGGATAATTTAAGTCCTTGTATAATCATGTTGGTTCCTATAATCGCAATGATCAATCCCATTAACTTTCCGATTACTGAAATAACATTGTCTCCTATCTTTTTTGCAATGATGTCGCTTAATGTAAATGCAATGTAGTTGAGTAAACACATCAGCGCAAAAACTAAGATAATCACGGCTATATTGATATAAGAGGTTGTATTGGCAACAAAGTTAGTTGCCGTTACGATAGTTCCTGGACCAGCTAAAATTGGAATCGCCAGTGGAGAGATCGCAATATTCTCATCAATATTGACCGTTTTTAGATGCTTGATGTTTGATTTTTTAGACTGTAACATTTCAAACCCAACAAAGAAGATTAATATCCCCCCGGTAATTTTAAAAGCAGGTATGGTGATGCCAAATAAGTCAAAGATATAATTACCAAGCAACACAAATACGGTAACTATAATAAAAGCAACCAATACAGCTTTAAGATTGATTCTTTGTTTTGCCTCTTTATCTGCGCCTTCTGTTAATGTCAAAAATATAGGCATGTTAGAAATCGGATTCATAATGGCAAAAAAGCCTGTGAATACGGTTATTGCAAAAGTTGCTAATTCATTCATTTAATGATGGTATAATTGAAAAAGATTAGAGATGCGTGAATACACCTTTTTAATTTTAACATGCAAAAGTAGTCCAAAGTAACCTTCCAAGGTTCAAAGATGCTTCAAATAAGATCAATATTATTTGGAACCAACTCCCAACAATTCATCAACTGTATTTGCTGTAACCGAGTGATAATTAGGTCGTGCTGTCTTATAGATGGCTATAGCTTCTTCTGTACGATTCGCTTTTTTAAATGCTTTAAAAAGTGTTGTTACATACCAACGTCTTCCAACAGTATTCAGGAATTCAGCAATTTTAGAATCGACATTGTTGCCATGATAGCCATGTAGGATAGACTGCTCATACCAAACCATATTGATATAAGAGTTGGTAGAAACTGTAAAATCAAATCTGTTGTCTAATTCCTGCATCTGTTCTATCGTTATATCCTCAGGGAAATTACGAACAAAATGAACCCATTCTTGTGGGGTCCATTGACTGGTTGCAGCCACATCAATGTTGTTGGTGTCTATAAAGGTTTGCAAAGTCTTCTCCACATTAGAAAACGCATCGGACTGGATAACGGCAGCATTATCGGGAATACCCGGCTGGTAAATCCATTCTTCGGTATTGAAAGAGATGTTGTTCTTTTCTAATAAATTGGCGTTGAGATAGGTAACAAAATCCTCTGTGTTGGTTGTAGAAAAGGCATTCTTCTTAAAATAGGACTTTAAAAAGGCATCCATTTTATCGCGACCTACTTTTTCTTCCAGCGTTCTTAAAAATAAATAGCCTTTATCGTAAGCGATGCTGTTCATTCCATCATCTGGATTTCTACCTTTTAAGTCGAGTTTTAATTTGGTGTCATTAGGGCTGTCTTTCATAGATTCCAATGCGTCCTCTAAATCCTGTCGGCCTATCAATGCTAACATATTAGCACGTTCTTTGCCATAGAGCGCTTCCATGATTCGAGTTTCAAAATACACCGTAAATCCTTCATTGAGCCAGAAGTCGTTCCAAGTCGCATTAGTCACTAAATTACCAGACCAAGAATGCGCCAACTCATGAGCTACCAGCGAGGTCAAACTTTTATCACCTGCAATAACCGTAGGAGTAGCAAATGTCAATCGCGGATTCTCCATTCCGCCAAAAGGGAAACTTGGTGGCAATACAATTACATCAAACTGCTCCCAATCGTAAGCACCGTATAAATTCTCTGCAGCAACAACCATTCTTTCCATATCTGAAAATTCTTCATGCACTTTGTCTAGCATCGATTTCTCTGCATATACGCCAGTTCTATCGCTTATGGCTTTGTATTCTATATCTCCTATGGCAAGCGCAATCAAATAGGCTGGAATAGGTTGTTCCATTTTAAAATGATAGATGCCATCTGCTGTTTTTTCTTTTGGATTCTCAGCACTCATTACTGCCATAAGGTCTGATGGTACTTTTACCGTCGCGTTATAAGTAATACGTATTTGCGGACTGTCCTGAATAGGAATCCAAGTGCGTGTTAAGATCGCTTGACCTTGTGTAAAAAGAAACGGATTTGTTTTATCGGCTGTTTGTTGCGCAGTTAACCATTGTAAAGCTTCTGTTTGAGCTGTTGTGTTATAAATTACCGCTATTTTTTGAGTGTCTTCTTGAATATCAATGATCAAAGGCTGCCCTAATGTTTTATCCATTTTACCCAATTGAAATTTGGTGATTTTTCCGTCTGCAGTCACTTCTTTGATGTTTAAAAACTTACTGTCTAGAATAATTTGTGATGCTGCATTGTTGACAATATCATAAGTAGCTGTTCCACTAATGATTTGTGCCTCAAAGTCCACATCAATATCTAAATCCAAGTGTGTTATTACCGCTTCGTTAGGTTGTGCATAGGAATGTGACTCTTCGGTGTAGGTTTTGGCAGTCATTTTCTCTTTAGGTTGGTCGCAACTGCTTAGTGTAAACAGGCAAGTTATGGCTAGGAAGAATAGCTTTTTCATTTGTGGTGTTTTAGTAGGCACTAAGGTAAGGAAAGCACAGGGAATCATTTTATGAATTGAGTAGTTACCTAAAAATATAGATTTCAATATTCTATAGCTCTGCTCAAGAATTAGTCTACGACAAGCTTTATTTGTGAGAGAAATGTAAAAGGACACATTTGGCAGCCTGAGGCAAATCAATAGTAGTTGTAAGATGCTTGAAATATGGATATCAATTTTGTGTTGATCAAAATTCAAACATTACAAAACATTTCTGACCAAAACTCACCTTTTCCTAAAGCATCACAACCCCAGCAATTCACTAGCCGCATCAAAAGGGCTTTTTACTTTACCCAACACCTCTTTTTCTAGCACCGCTAGTTTTGCGATGACTTCTGGTCGATTGTAAAAGTTGGTTTTAATGGCGTCTTCTACGGTTTGATGAAACCAGTAGAGTTCTTGAGAGTGGCGTTTCTTGGTAAAGCTTTTGTTGGCTTTGGAGTGTGTTGTATAGTTTTCTATTTCTTCAATAACTTCTGTGATTCCTATATTATTGAGACCACTACAGGTGAGCACTTGTGTAGGCCAGCCGTGGTCTTTATCGGGCATGAGGTGAACGGCATTTTTGAATTCGCTACGGGCGTGTTTTGCGGCCAGTTGGTTGTCGCCATCGGCTTTATTGATGATGATGGAGTCGGCCATTTCCATGATGCCGCGTTTGATACCTTGTAGGTCGTCTCCAGCTCCAGCTAATTTTAAGAGTAAGAAAAAGTCGGTCATGCTGTGGACTGCGGTTTCGCTTTGTCCCACGCCCACGGTTTCTACAATGATGAAGTCGTATCCTGCCGCTTCACAGAGAATGATCGCCTCACGGGTTTTACGTGCCACGCCGCCTAGTGTGGTTCCAGCGGGACTTGGTCTTATAAAGGCTTGGTCGCTTTTGACGAGTTCTTCCATTCTGGTTTTATCTCCCAAAATACTGCCTCGTGAGATGTTGCTTGATGGATCTATGGCAAGTACGGCCACTTTTTTACCGCGTTCGATAAGCTGTCTTCCCAAGGATTCTATAAAGGTAGATTTCCCCACTCCCGGGACTCCAGTGATTCCTAGTCTAAAGGATTTTCCTGAATGGGGTAGGGCTTGTTGTAATACCGCTTTCGCGAAAGCGGAATCGCCACTTGCCTTGCTCTCCACTAAAGTAATCGCTCGACTCAAGGCACTTACCTGTCCAGATTGCAGCTCGTTAAAAAGGCGCTCCACGTTAACAGCTTCTTTCTTGCGTTTTAAATTAGGGTTGATATGTGAATGGGTAGCCAATTATGATTTTTTAGAGTAGTTCAAGGCTATTTTACCTCCAATAAAAGCCATAGGAATATAGGCTAGCAAAAGATCAAGAGCTTCAAACCAAATAGGTCCAGGCAGCATCATATTAACCGCTATACCTCCTATGAGGAAGAATCCACCTATTGCAAAAGCAAATTTAGTTTTATGAGTAGCCGCTATGTATGCTGCTATAAAAGCCCCAAACAAAGTTCCTAAGGCATGTGCTAAAAAGGGAAAAATAAAATTTTTATAAGTAAACGTAGGCATGATTCTTTTAAGGTCTTCCATATTACTAAGGTCTCCACCTTCTACAGGGACCAGGATGTTTCCTAGTTCTACTAATGTCATGTTAATGATACTACCTATTACAATTCCTGCTAAAACGGCAATTATATTTCTTATAATGGGATTCATAATGCTATCAATTAGATTTTAAAAATACAGTTTTTCTTTTCAAATTTGCCCTTTTATGGAGCTAACCTCATAGAGGTTCTTAATGTGAGTCTTAGCCTTTTATGGTATAAAATAAAAATGCCTTACTATGAAGTAAGGCATTTTGTACTCTTATTTATTTTGAAAGCAACATCCTGATATCTAAGCTTTCTTTTCTAAAACCCATTCTCCTTTATTGATCAAAGGAAGTGCAGATTTAAACTTTGTTTCTTTGGTTTCTCCAGTCATCACATTTTTGATCACCACTTTATCGTTACGACCTATCTTAGGTTGATCACGAGTGATGGTTTCTGTGACTTGAGCACGTTGTTGTTGCTGGCTTGCGCCTGCACCAACTGCTCTTGCTTGAGCAGCTTGCTCATCACTATTTAAAACCTCTTCTTTTTGAGTGCTTGTTTTTTCTGTTTGGCGCTGTCTGGCCTCACTTATTGCTGCAGCATCTCTAGAAGGAAGATCTCCCTTGAACATAAAACCAATAACGTCTTTATTTACTTTATCGATCATCACTTTGAATAATTCAAAGGCTTCAAATTTGTAAATAAGCAATGGATCTTTTTGCTCATGAACGGCAAGTTGCACACTTTGCTTTAACTCGTCCATTTTGCGCAGGTGTGTTTTCCATGCTTCATCAATAATGGCTAGGGTAATGTTTTTCTCAAAGTCGGTCACTAAGGAACGCCCTTCACTATCATAAGCTTCTTGCAGGTTGGTTGCTACATTTAAGGTTTTGATACCGTCGGTGAAAGG is a window of Nonlabens sp. MB-3u-79 DNA encoding:
- a CDS encoding phosphatase PAP2 family protein produces the protein MENIKELDWDATLFLNDWGGETIDLFFNIITHKFYAIPLYLFVLFILYRKLGIRNLAIALIAIALLIACSDQLANLFKNGFERLRPFREPALEGLISKVGKSGGTYGFYSGHASSAVALATFLWFILRRKHKGLAVIMIVWAVLVAYSRVYLGVHYLGDVLMGAFIGTLLGLFFAWVYAFAKARYGVSTTIN
- a CDS encoding OsmC family protein, which gives rise to MNKQFRFEVSTQWKKGDYKNSKTHLSKIAGKPDLNISAAKEFKGQEDQYNPEDLLLSALSSCHMMSYFYVCQQQGIEIVDYKDKAVGTLELRPDFSGGFTKVQLNPVVTISNASQERQSIDLHRKAHELCFIANSVNFEISIVPIVSIKS
- a CDS encoding YHYH protein translates to MNLLKNKSIFKSLTIVAIASCLFISCDSDDDSGGTTDGDGSGTVILHAAFADFDLNNVTAMVSGTNFVIETNGLPNHTSPYWSNTNTRTITGPMGNTMTTGPAAVDHPLYIDPTVTSSANMAPGNIDDFNGSYSLTVPASPALASNSSATGLGAIGIAVSGSVIYNDEEGPNIPLDGAVGSLDYTAAHTGPQSYHYHLEPKAFSNDDTALIGIISDGFFIYGRKCNFTGTYPTDLDVSGGHTSTTQHTTTAEYHYHIQNELYLSQYYIIFPGNYQGTPHNIQ
- a CDS encoding toxin-antitoxin system YwqK family antitoxin, whose protein sequence is MTKSFTTKEMVEVEKAQLDLKPNEGLVYYKNEPFTGFSMRYYTETKVAEKIAYLNGKRHGLFQKWFSDGVLSFESQYKTGIQHGITTSWWNNENKRSQNNYENGVAQGKQIQWYINGAIFKEIQLVDGREQGMQKSYRQNGKLYNNYEAKNGRIFGLKRAILCFSLENQSVVSDTL
- a CDS encoding SCO family protein, which codes for MAEYLVLKEPYFALVSRISLWCLILCSALFASSCKTEKKQAVAKAQNEVTSRVEALPYYGEATFTPHWFSSDSDSLKNFHKIPDFELTNQNGELITNATFENKIYITDFFFTVCPGICPKMTENMTRIQEEFIENDEVLLLSHSVTPDYDTPEVLQKYAKRKKVNPKKWHLVTGDKELIYDLGRNQYFVEEDLGITKDVNDFLHTENFILIDQNKHIRGIYNGLNKASIGQLILDVRTLQAE
- a CDS encoding MarC family protein, with the translated sequence MNELATFAITVFTGFFAIMNPISNMPIFLTLTEGADKEAKQRINLKAVLVAFIIVTVFVLLGNYIFDLFGITIPAFKITGGILIFFVGFEMLQSKKSNIKHLKTVNIDENIAISPLAIPILAGPGTIVTATNFVANTTSYINIAVIILVFALMCLLNYIAFTLSDIIAKKIGDNVISVIGKLMGLIIAIIGTNMIIQGLKLSFDVFN
- a CDS encoding M1 family metallopeptidase, with the translated sequence MKKLFFLAITCLFTLSSCDQPKEKMTAKTYTEESHSYAQPNEAVITHLDLDIDVDFEAQIISGTATYDIVNNAASQIILDSKFLNIKEVTADGKITKFQLGKMDKTLGQPLIIDIQEDTQKIAVIYNTTAQTEALQWLTAQQTADKTNPFLFTQGQAILTRTWIPIQDSPQIRITYNATVKVPSDLMAVMSAENPKEKTADGIYHFKMEQPIPAYLIALAIGDIEYKAISDRTGVYAEKSMLDKVHEEFSDMERMVVAAENLYGAYDWEQFDVIVLPPSFPFGGMENPRLTFATPTVIAGDKSLTSLVAHELAHSWSGNLVTNATWNDFWLNEGFTVYFETRIMEALYGKERANMLALIGRQDLEDALESMKDSPNDTKLKLDLKGRNPDDGMNSIAYDKGYLFLRTLEEKVGRDKMDAFLKSYFKKNAFSTTNTEDFVTYLNANLLEKNNISFNTEEWIYQPGIPDNAAVIQSDAFSNVEKTLQTFIDTNNIDVAATSQWTPQEWVHFVRNFPEDITIEQMQELDNRFDFTVSTNSYINMVWYEQSILHGYHGNNVDSKIAEFLNTVGRRWYVTTLFKAFKKANRTEEAIAIYKTARPNYHSVTANTVDELLGVGSK
- the meaB gene encoding methylmalonyl Co-A mutase-associated GTPase MeaB, translating into MATHSHINPNLKRKKEAVNVERLFNELQSGQVSALSRAITLVESKASGDSAFAKAVLQQALPHSGKSFRLGITGVPGVGKSTFIESLGRQLIERGKKVAVLAIDPSSNISRGSILGDKTRMEELVKSDQAFIRPSPAGTTLGGVARKTREAIILCEAAGYDFIIVETVGVGQSETAVHSMTDFFLLLKLAGAGDDLQGIKRGIMEMADSIIINKADGDNQLAAKHARSEFKNAVHLMPDKDHGWPTQVLTCSGLNNIGITEVIEEIENYTTHSKANKSFTKKRHSQELYWFHQTVEDAIKTNFYNRPEVIAKLAVLEKEVLGKVKSPFDAASELLGL